Sequence from the Fusobacterium periodonticum 1_1_41FAA genome:
TTTTCTACTCTTAATACATCACCTTCTGTAACTTTATACTGTTTTCCACCAGTTTTAATTACTGCGTACATATCAACACCTCCATATGTAATTCGCTAATATAAGGTTGCTGAACACCTTTATTATGCGTTAATCCTATTTATATTAACATAGAAATTTGAAATTGTCAAATATATTTCTAAGAAAATAAAGAAAAATTTACAGATCAGGCAAAATTAAAATTTCTTTGCATTATTCAGATAAATGTTATATAATTAAGTTATTATATTTAGCAAAACAAAATAATTTTTATTAAGGAGGAGATATGTCAAAAAAAGCACTATTTATGGTACACTTTGGGACTACTCATAATGATACAAGGGAATTAACTATAGACAAGATGAATAAAAAATTTGCAGATGAATTTAAAGACTATGATCTATTTACAGCATATACATCAAGAATAGTTTTAAAAAGATTAAAAGATAGAGGTGAAAATTATAGTACACCTTTAAGAGTTTTAAATGCTTTAACAGATCAAGGGTATGAAGAATTACTTATACAAACTTCTCATGTTATACCTGGTATTGAATATGAAAATTTAGTGAGAGAAGTAAATTCTTTCTCTAATAAATTTAAAACTGTAAAGATTGGAAAACCACTTTTATATTATATTGATGATTATAAAAAGTGTGTTGAAGCATTGGCAGATGAATATGTTCCAAAAAATAAAAAAGAAGCACTTGTTTTAGTTTGTCATGGGACAGATTCACCATTAGCTACTAGTTATGCAATGATAGAATATGTTTTTGATGAATATGGATATGATAATGTATTTGTAGTTTGTACAAAAGCTTATCCACTGATGGATACTCTTATAAAGAAACTTAAAAAGGCTGGTATTGAAGAAGTTAGACTTGCTCCATTTATGTTTGTTGCAGGAGAACATGCAAAAAATGATATGGCAGTAACTTATAAAGAAGAACTTGAAGAAAATGGTTTCAAAGTAAATAAAGTTATTTTAAAAGGTTTAGGAGAATTTGATGCTATCCAAAATATATTCTTAAATCACTTAAAACTTGCTATTGAAAAAGATGATGAGGATATTGCTGATTTTAAAAAAGAATATACAGAAAAATATCTATAATACTTTCACAATAAAACACTATCACACAAAAAAATCTACCTCTTAATACTATAAGGGGTAGATTTATTTTTAAATAAATGTACTCTTGCTATCTCTAATCTCATTTATATCATTTTTTAATTTTAACATAGTTACTTCTTTTCCATCAACACCATTGAAACCTACTAACACAATTTTTTTTTCATATTCTTTTTTTGATAAATAATCAACATAGAACACATAGAAATCTATTTCTTCAAAATTCATAGTTTTAAATATAGCTAAATTTTTTATAGCTAATTCTCCTGCATTAACTATAAACTTTTCTTCATCTTTGTATAAATATAGCTTTTCTTCTTCTATAATCTTATTTAAAATAAAATTATATCTTTCAGATTTTTTTAAATTATAGTTAGATTTTGTTTCATCTAATTGTGTTTCAAAATTATATTTCTTTTCTCCATTTTCAATAAAAAACTTTATTTTATTAAAAACTTCTTTAAATTCTATTTCCAATACTTTATTGATATCTCCATAG
This genomic interval carries:
- a CDS encoding sirohydrochlorin cobaltochelatase translates to MSKKALFMVHFGTTHNDTRELTIDKMNKKFADEFKDYDLFTAYTSRIVLKRLKDRGENYSTPLRVLNALTDQGYEELLIQTSHVIPGIEYENLVREVNSFSNKFKTVKIGKPLLYYIDDYKKCVEALADEYVPKNKKEALVLVCHGTDSPLATSYAMIEYVFDEYGYDNVFVVCTKAYPLMDTLIKKLKKAGIEEVRLAPFMFVAGEHAKNDMAVTYKEELEENGFKVNKVILKGLGEFDAIQNIFLNHLKLAIEKDDEDIADFKKEYTEKYL